From Elaeis guineensis isolate ETL-2024a chromosome 16, EG11, whole genome shotgun sequence, a single genomic window includes:
- the LOC105059586 gene encoding uncharacterized protein produces the protein MGFFRRIAGFLGLVRDEANEAAAGGRGGGEEEEEDKRTGKSLPRSRAKGFSVHVPVTVERPSVGPVLIPCGPGEGGVQGFGWYTRRLRIDEDGDVADEFLHEIVPQASSTDKQMTRPRLQVKYSSWPTAQAMRKQVIAVDGNIKLCSEYQGKLRWV, from the exons ATGGGGTTCTTCCGGAGGATCGCCGGCTTTCTCGGCCTCGTAAGGGACGAAGCAAACGAGGCCGCTGCCGGCGGCCGCGGAGGcggcgaggaggaggaggaggataagCGGACGGGGAAGAGCTTGCCGCGCAGCCGAGCCAAAGGGTTCAGCGTCCATGTTCCTGTCACCGTCGAGAGGCCTAGTGTAGGGCCCGTCCTCATTCCTTGCGGTCCCGGCGAAGGCGGAGTCCAG GGATTCGGGTGGTACACAAGGAGACTAAGGATCGATGAGGATGGAGACGTGGCAGATGAATTCCTGCATGAGATCGTGCCTCAGGCTTCCAGCACTGATAAACAGATGACACGACCCAGGCTTCAGGTGAAATACAGTAGCTGGCCCACCGCCCAGGCTATGAGGAAACAGGTTATCGCTGTCGATGGGAACATCAA